The window ACGAAAAACCGAATACCAGCGCTTTGCGCCTCGACGGCAGCGCCGAGAAGGCGGCCTTCCTGATCAACGGCAACAGATATTTCGCCGAAGTGTCGCGGACTCTGCGGCAGGCTCGGCGCACGATCTGGATCGTCGGCTGGGACTTCAATCCCGACATCCCGTTGGAGCCGGAAAAATCCGACGAGACTTTGGCAGACCTGTTGCATGAGCTCACAGCAGCCAATCCCGAGCTCGAAATACGCATCCTCATCTGGGCGCTGGGGCCGGTCTATTCTGAAAAATCGCTGCAGGTGCTTCGCAAGAAGAACTTCCCGAGGAATGCCAGGATCGACCTGCGCTTCGATCTTCAAGGTGCCGTTCGCGGTTGCCACCATCAGAAACTCGTCTGCATCGACGACGCCGTCGGTTTCATCGGCGGCATCGACCTGACGTCACGGCGATGGGATACAAAGCGCCATCGTGCCAGGGACAGGCTCCGGCGGGACCCCGAAGGCGTTTCCTACGATCCGCTGCATGACGTGCAGGCGATGGTCACCGGTGACGCCGCCCGACTGATCGGCGATATCGCCAGGCGGCGCTGGGAAGACGCCACCGGCGAACAGCACCTGCCGCTTGCCGAGCGCGCACCCTTTTCCTGGCCGGATGATCTTCCCGTTTCGCTGCGGGACATCCCGGTGAGCTTCGCGCTGACGGAGCCGTCGACAACCGCGCGCGCCGGTATCTGCGAAGGGATCGCCTCGACATTGGACATCATCTCCCGAGCACGCCGCCTGCTTTATATCGAGGCGCAATATCTCGCTTCCTTCCGTGTCGCCGATGCCATCGCCGCGCGGCTGCAGGAGGAGGACGGCCCCGAGGTCGTCATCATCTGCACGCGCAGCTCTCACGGGCTGATCGAAAAGCTTGTCATGGGCGGCAATCGCGACCGCGTCATCCGCGTTCTCAAACGGGCCGATCGCGGAAACCGGCTGCGGGTTTATTTCCCCGTCGTGCCCGGGCCGACAGTGCCCGGGCCGACAGCGCCGACTACGGTCGACGAGGTCGAGGTGCTGATCCATTCCAAATTGATGATCGCCGATGACGACTTGGTGCGCATCGGCTCCTCCAATCTCAACAACCGCTCCGAAGGCCTTGATTCCGAATGCGATATACTGTTTCACGCCGCAACAGACGAACACCGCCGCGCGATCGCGGAGCTCCGTAATCGTCTGCTGGCGGAATATCTCGGAACCGGCACCGAAACCTTTGCGGCGGCTTACGCGCAAAGCGGCTCGGTGATCGATGCGATCGACGCGCAGAATGATGGCGCTCGGGGTCTGAGAGAATTCGCCGTCGAGCTTTCCGGCAGTATCTCACCGATCAGAGGCACCGGCTTCTTCGACCCGGCCCGCCCTTTCCTGCCCCTACACCGACTGGGCCTCGGCGCCCTCATCCGCCTGCTCATCCGCCCCGCGTGATCTTCGGAAGACGATCTCGGTGACGATGAGAAGCGTCGTGCCAAGCGCCAGCGGAATGAAGAAGTAGGCGCAGCGGAACGCGATCAATGCGCCGATCGACGCCTGCTTCGGCACGGCATAGGAGACGGTCGCCTCGAGCACACCCAGGCCGCCCGGAACATGGGTTGCGAGAATTGCCGAATTGGCCAACACATAGGCCGTCACCGACCGGAAAAAGGCAACGTCGCCGAAGGCCGAGAGCATTTGGTGCAGGCAGGCGGAGACGAGCATGAAGTTGAGCGTGCCGATCCCGACCTGCGCGACCGCAATCCTAAATCGCGGCAACTGAAACGACCAGCGCCAGAGCCGCAACTTGCCGCGGATGAAAAATGCCAGCCCCGCATAGACGACCGGCACGACGAGTGCCAGCAAGCCGAAGATGCGTACACTGGCGGGATCAAGCCGCAGCAGGCGCCCGGCATCACCAGGGTTGACGATCAGCGCAAGACCGCCGAGCGTGATCAGCCCGAGCCCGACCGTCACACCGCAGAATAGGATGATTTTCGCCACGTCCTCGGTCGTCAGCCCCCAGCGCGAATAAAAACGATAGCGGAAGGCGCCGCTGCTCAATCCGGCAAATCCGATATTATGGCCGAGCGACAGGCTGATGAACGAAGCCAACGCAATTTTGGGATAAGGCAAGGATTTGCCGAGCGAGCGGATCGCCAGCAGATCGAAACAGCCAAGGCACAGATAGGACGCCGCAGCAAAGAGCAGCGCTGTGCAGAAGCTTGAAAGCGGTATGCTGCGGACCGATTGGACGATCTGGTCGAGGCTGTATTGTTGGAAGATGCGATAGAGAAGAAAGACCGCAAGACAAAGGGCGGCAACGAGCAGTCCATTCCAGATCATGCTTTTCAAACTCATCGATTGTCCTCAAGGGTGCGAGCGTGATGGGCCGATAATCCGGAACGATCAAACGAGTTTTGTGTTCCCCCGGGAACCACATCCATATCCCCAGGGGACGAGCTTCAGCGGGCCGATGCCGGAAAAATCAATCAAACTCCTGACCTATAACGTCCACAGCTGTATCGGCGGCGACCGCAAGCTCGATCCGGGGCGCATCGCTTCGGTCATCGCCGAGGCGGAGGCCGACATCGTCGCTCTCCAGGAGGTCGATGTCCTCAGGCGCAGGACCGGCGGCATCGACCAGGCCCATACGATTGCCTCGCTTCTCAAGATGCAGGCGCATTTTCACCCGGCGCTGTCGGTGGCCGAAGAGCAGTATGGCGATGCGATCATCACCGCCTTGCCGACCGGCGCGGTCAAGGCCGGCCCGCTTCCATCCCTCGGCGAGCAGCGCGGCGCCCTTTCCGTCGAGATTCAGGTCGGCAGCAGAAAACTGCTGGTCGTCAACACCCATCTCGGCCTTCGCGGCCGCGAGCGCATGCGGCAGATGACGACATTGCTGAACGCGGGCTGGCTACGCGGCAGCACGGACGAGCCTCTTCCCACGATCCTCTGCGGCGACTTCAACGCCATTCCGTCATCGGCGACGTATCGACTTGCCACGCGGTCATTGAAGGACGCCCAACTTGCAGGCAAGGACCGGCCGAAAGCGACCTTTCCGTCCCGCTACCCGCTGATGCGTATCGACCACGTCTTCGTCAGCGACGATCTCGTCGTCAAGAAAGCGGCCGTGCTGCAAAACCGGCTGACGAAGATCGCTTCGGATCACCTCCCTCTTCTTGCAGAGATCGGCTTCGCTTGAACGCTGGCGTCACGCGCGACTGCCTTGGCGTTGTTATCCACCGAAAAACGACATGCATCAGCGCTTGCAGCGACATTGAAACGAATATTTCACGAATAACATGATATGGAATATTCATTCCGTCAGGACATTATGTGTCCGGGCGATGATTGGATGTTCAGTCGGATCGAGCGGATCGGGACCTTCACTCGAAATCGACTGCTCTCTTGGAGGAAGAGGAGGGGTTGATGTTGGCTAGGCTGTTGTCACGTGTGCGCATTCAGACGCAGGTGATGGTGTTCATCGCGCCGTTCGTCTTGAGCATCATGGCCGTCGGCGCCATGGGCTTTTATGCATCGAGCCTGCTTCAGGGGCGGATGGATATTTCCAACTCCGTCCTGCAGTCCTTGAGCGGCTTTCGCAATCTATCTGCCGCGATGGCCGAATTCCTCGCCAATGCGACGCAGGAAAACAGAGACGCCGTCACCGCCAAGCTTACCGATCAGCGCGCTCTTCTGAAATCCGGCCTCGACAGGCTCGCCGCGGATCGCAGCGGCGAGCAGGAGCTGGAACAGGCGCTCTCTTCCATCGACGGAATTTCGACACGCATGGACTCGCTGTGGCAGCTTCAAGAAAGCCGGACGGCACTCCTTGCCGACCTCCAGAAAGCGCAGAGCGTCGTAGTGTCGTCCCAGACGGATATCGTCGAGGGCTCCAAGGTTCTCCAGCGTGCGGCCGACCTGCAAGAAGACGAGTCTCGCAACACGCTGGGCGACGCAGGGCGCATTTCGGATTTCGCGTCCTTCACCCAATCGCTGAACGACAAGGCCCAGGCCGGCGGCCCGATCGGTGGCGCGGATCTCGACGAACTCGCCCGGCAACAGCGCATCGTCGGAATGGCGCTTGGCGGCGAGGCGCCGGACGCCAAAAAAGCGATCGACGATACCATCGCGGCCCTGAAGCCGCTTGTCGAAGCTTCCGGCCAGGCCGAGGAGCGCGTCGCCGGCCTTCGGGATGCGACGGCCCAGATCATCGGCA is drawn from Rhizobium sp. N324 and contains these coding sequences:
- a CDS encoding lysylphosphatidylglycerol synthase domain-containing protein, whose translation is MSLKSMIWNGLLVAALCLAVFLLYRIFQQYSLDQIVQSVRSIPLSSFCTALLFAAASYLCLGCFDLLAIRSLGKSLPYPKIALASFISLSLGHNIGFAGLSSGAFRYRFYSRWGLTTEDVAKIILFCGVTVGLGLITLGGLALIVNPGDAGRLLRLDPASVRIFGLLALVVPVVYAGLAFFIRGKLRLWRWSFQLPRFRIAVAQVGIGTLNFMLVSACLHQMLSAFGDVAFFRSVTAYVLANSAILATHVPGGLGVLEATVSYAVPKQASIGALIAFRCAYFFIPLALGTTLLIVTEIVFRRSRGADEQADEGAEAQSV
- a CDS encoding phospholipase D-like domain-containing protein; the encoded protein is MTAFETVFNDPSLTQAKSQRPDGHEKPNTSALRLDGSAEKAAFLINGNRYFAEVSRTLRQARRTIWIVGWDFNPDIPLEPEKSDETLADLLHELTAANPELEIRILIWALGPVYSEKSLQVLRKKNFPRNARIDLRFDLQGAVRGCHHQKLVCIDDAVGFIGGIDLTSRRWDTKRHRARDRLRRDPEGVSYDPLHDVQAMVTGDAARLIGDIARRRWEDATGEQHLPLAERAPFSWPDDLPVSLRDIPVSFALTEPSTTARAGICEGIASTLDIISRARRLLYIEAQYLASFRVADAIAARLQEEDGPEVVIICTRSSHGLIEKLVMGGNRDRVIRVLKRADRGNRLRVYFPVVPGPTVPGPTAPTTVDEVEVLIHSKLMIADDDLVRIGSSNLNNRSEGLDSECDILFHAATDEHRRAIAELRNRLLAEYLGTGTETFAAAYAQSGSVIDAIDAQNDGARGLREFAVELSGSISPIRGTGFFDPARPFLPLHRLGLGALIRLLIRPA
- a CDS encoding endonuclease/exonuclease/phosphatase family protein — protein: MPEKSIKLLTYNVHSCIGGDRKLDPGRIASVIAEAEADIVALQEVDVLRRRTGGIDQAHTIASLLKMQAHFHPALSVAEEQYGDAIITALPTGAVKAGPLPSLGEQRGALSVEIQVGSRKLLVVNTHLGLRGRERMRQMTTLLNAGWLRGSTDEPLPTILCGDFNAIPSSATYRLATRSLKDAQLAGKDRPKATFPSRYPLMRIDHVFVSDDLVVKKAAVLQNRLTKIASDHLPLLAEIGFA